The Pseudoalteromonas sp. DL-6 genome has a window encoding:
- a CDS encoding coniferyl aldehyde dehydrogenase — MITDTLSTGSLRSQFNELKHSFQDTPYLPIEQRLALLKQVRANIVTLEQDLIAAVSKDFGYRTAFDTLVGDILPTMQGLAHIIKKLPRWYKPSHRSAGLSLWPSKVSVTYQPIGVVGVIAPWNYPIQLAIVPVITAIAAGNKVMLKLSEFTPNTNAVLEKVFAGELSQHCTIIQGGSDVASEFSSLPFAHLLFTGSTAVGKLVMGAASKNLTPVTLELGGKSPVIVLEKADVNKAARALLFGKMANAGQICVAPDYVFVPKALEHQFIKAVCTLYKKHFKQGVEGKNLTSIISPEHYQRLLGYLEQAQQQGAKITKPLEQNQQDADKHRMGLHIVTHVTDEMQLMQEELFGPILPIMSYDKLDDALNYIRLRHHPLALYILGQDKQAQAYIMSQTISGTVAVNDTLIQVAADDVPFGGVGHSGMGHYHGKEGFLTFSHARNTLVSGSINPRIGLLLKQNKLLIKVLKWLYVK; from the coding sequence ACAATTTAATGAACTAAAGCACTCTTTTCAAGACACCCCTTATTTACCCATTGAGCAACGCCTTGCTTTACTTAAGCAAGTACGGGCTAACATTGTAACGCTAGAGCAAGACTTAATTGCAGCGGTATCCAAAGATTTTGGTTATCGAACTGCATTTGACACTTTAGTGGGGGATATTTTACCCACCATGCAAGGGCTTGCACATATTATTAAAAAGCTCCCTCGCTGGTATAAGCCTAGTCATCGCAGTGCGGGGTTAAGCTTGTGGCCCTCAAAAGTAAGTGTAACCTATCAGCCGATTGGCGTGGTAGGTGTGATTGCACCGTGGAATTATCCTATTCAATTAGCTATTGTGCCTGTTATTACTGCTATTGCCGCGGGTAATAAGGTGATGTTAAAGCTCAGCGAATTTACGCCTAACACCAATGCGGTACTTGAAAAAGTATTCGCCGGTGAATTAAGCCAACACTGCACAATTATTCAAGGGGGTAGTGATGTGGCGAGCGAATTTTCATCATTACCTTTTGCACACTTATTATTTACTGGCTCAACAGCGGTTGGTAAGTTGGTAATGGGCGCAGCGAGTAAAAATTTAACCCCAGTAACCTTAGAGCTTGGCGGAAAATCGCCAGTTATTGTGTTAGAAAAAGCAGACGTTAATAAAGCGGCTCGTGCTTTGTTATTTGGAAAAATGGCCAATGCAGGGCAAATATGTGTGGCACCTGACTACGTATTTGTGCCTAAAGCATTAGAACATCAGTTTATTAAAGCTGTGTGCACACTTTATAAAAAGCATTTTAAACAAGGTGTTGAAGGTAAAAACCTGACCTCTATTATTAGTCCTGAGCACTATCAACGTCTGCTGGGTTATTTAGAGCAAGCGCAACAACAAGGCGCTAAAATAACGAAACCGCTTGAGCAAAATCAACAAGATGCTGATAAGCATCGGATGGGCCTACATATTGTGACGCACGTCACTGACGAGATGCAATTAATGCAAGAAGAGTTATTTGGGCCTATTTTACCGATTATGAGTTATGACAAATTAGATGATGCGCTTAATTATATTCGACTACGCCATCATCCATTAGCGTTGTATATACTAGGTCAAGATAAGCAAGCACAGGCCTACATAATGAGCCAGACAATTAGCGGAACCGTTGCAGTTAATGACACCCTAATACAAGTAGCTGCAGATGATGTGCCGTTTGGTGGGGTAGGTCATTCAGGTATGGGACATTATCATGGCAAAGAAGGCTTTTTAACCTTTAGCCACGCAAGAAACACTTTAGTATCAGGCTCAATTAACCCACGTATAGGTTTGTTACTCAAACAAAATAAATTACTGATCAAAGTATTAAAATGGCTTTATGTGAAATAA
- a CDS encoding tetratricopeptide repeat protein: protein MSQSNLKAIFFAGIILATPYAYAGLEEGKIAANAGQFEEALKEFNYLADKGYAPGIYELGKLYEGGHGVTRDYYKAADLYQQAVKKNHVDSMFALAVLYDEGNGVKLDKQMAISLFEKAANKNLPAAQYNLGVMYANGDGVSQDYKTARSWYEKAAANNYTLAQFNLALIYFEGLGVPKNLEMSYVWNTIAEYNGNMQASHSRKLDERSMLPKEVAEAKEKADAIYNKILAGTYAGEGRMF from the coding sequence ATGTCACAGTCTAATTTAAAAGCAATATTCTTTGCGGGCATTATACTTGCTACACCTTATGCTTATGCTGGGCTTGAAGAAGGTAAAATAGCTGCAAATGCAGGTCAATTTGAGGAAGCATTAAAAGAGTTTAATTACCTTGCTGACAAAGGCTATGCCCCTGGTATTTACGAATTAGGAAAGCTATACGAAGGCGGCCATGGGGTAACTCGCGACTACTACAAAGCAGCCGATCTTTACCAACAAGCAGTTAAAAAAAATCACGTCGACTCGATGTTTGCACTTGCGGTATTGTATGACGAAGGTAACGGCGTAAAATTAGACAAACAAATGGCGATTAGCTTATTTGAGAAAGCAGCCAATAAAAACCTTCCTGCGGCACAATATAACTTAGGTGTTATGTACGCTAATGGCGATGGTGTCAGCCAAGACTACAAAACTGCCAGAAGCTGGTATGAAAAAGCCGCTGCTAATAATTACACCCTTGCACAATTTAATTTAGCACTCATATATTTTGAAGGTTTAGGCGTGCCAAAAAACCTTGAAATGTCGTATGTGTGGAATACCATTGCTGAATACAACGGTAATATGCAAGCCAGTCACAGCCGTAAGCTTGATGAAAGATCCATGCTACCTAAAGAAGTCGCTGAGGCTAAAGAAAAAGCCGATGCTATTTATAACAAAATTTTAGCGGGTACTTATGCTGGCGAAGGGCGAATGTTTTAA
- a CDS encoding DUF6279 family lipoprotein — MFNRLKNIKLSKLVFILSLLFIASCSTSFAYNNLGWLSSFWVDDYVDLNKSQSKQLKAIINDTRDWHREVELPKYKADLLDLRQLLNNEADTAQLMKKITQVKQHWRNLLLHTSDPLIELAMTLTPSQRNEMVENIREKINEEIQEHTSLTKDEHLQQRLEKQLDYYKQWLGKLTSEQQTLISQANSAHTSTSNLWYDYKLTRLAALEALFTQQTLSEAEFSQQLRTIITEREQYMSNELLELNEQNLKAYAQLLLKLNKTLSTKQLAHVDEEFADLVGTVNELLTE; from the coding sequence ATGTTTAATAGATTAAAAAATATAAAACTAAGCAAACTTGTTTTCATACTAAGTTTGTTATTTATTGCCAGCTGTTCAACCTCATTTGCTTATAACAACCTTGGCTGGTTATCGTCATTTTGGGTTGATGATTACGTGGATCTTAACAAAAGCCAATCTAAGCAGTTAAAAGCGATTATTAACGACACCCGTGATTGGCATCGCGAAGTTGAATTACCAAAATATAAAGCCGATTTACTCGACTTAAGGCAATTGCTAAATAATGAAGCCGATACTGCGCAGTTGATGAAAAAAATAACCCAAGTTAAGCAGCATTGGCGAAACTTGCTTCTGCATACCAGTGATCCTTTAATTGAGTTAGCCATGACGTTAACTCCATCACAACGTAATGAAATGGTAGAAAACATACGCGAGAAAATTAATGAGGAAATTCAAGAGCACACCTCATTAACCAAAGACGAGCACCTGCAGCAACGCTTAGAAAAACAACTAGATTACTATAAGCAATGGCTTGGTAAACTCACTTCTGAGCAGCAAACGTTGATATCACAAGCCAACAGCGCACATACCAGTACCAGTAATTTATGGTACGACTATAAACTAACGCGTTTAGCCGCACTTGAAGCACTTTTTACCCAGCAAACACTTAGCGAGGCAGAATTTAGCCAGCAATTACGCACCATTATTACAGAGCGTGAGCAGTATATGAGTAATGAGTTGCTTGAGCTAAATGAGCAAAATTTGAAAGCCTATGCGCAGCTACTACTTAAGTTAAATAAAACCCTGAGTACTAAACAATTAGCGCATGTTGATGAGGAATTTGCTGATTTAGTGGGTACTGTTAATGAACTGCTTACGGAGTGA